From Candidatus Manganitrophus morganii, the proteins below share one genomic window:
- a CDS encoding Rieske (2Fe-2S) protein, with product MIEYQPIGKTADLPEGKGKEVKVGHRQILLMNIDGLFYALDRFCAHRAAPLVQGEVVDGKLLCPWHGNTLDVATGSCLANPEDKVRTYPVEVRGEEIWVGMEHEP from the coding sequence ATGATCGAATATCAACCAATCGGGAAAACCGCCGATCTCCCGGAGGGGAAGGGAAAGGAGGTGAAGGTCGGACACCGACAGATCCTCCTGATGAATATCGACGGGCTCTTCTACGCCCTCGATCGCTTCTGCGCCCACCGCGCCGCCCCGCTGGTGCAGGGGGAGGTGGTCGACGGGAAATTACTCTGTCCCTGGCATGGGAATACGTTGGACGTCGCCACCGGGAGCTGCCTCGCCAATCCGGAAGACAAGGTGCGGACCTACCCGGTTGAAGTGCGGGGAGAAGAAATTTGGGTCGGAATGGAGCATGAGCCATGA
- a CDS encoding CBS domain-containing protein, whose product MIPRVPIKRVMCEKLLTLDQTESALRAAEVMTEHGIGSVLVSRDGEVMGIVTESDLVRKVLGQGIDPKGVKLETIMSYPPITIDEKEMLEQAYKLMGENQIRHLVVTRGGAPCGIVSARSFMESIYP is encoded by the coding sequence ATGATTCCGAGAGTGCCCATCAAAAGGGTCATGTGCGAGAAGCTCCTCACCCTCGATCAGACGGAATCGGCCCTGCGGGCCGCAGAAGTGATGACGGAGCACGGGATCGGCTCCGTCCTGGTCTCTCGTGATGGAGAGGTCATGGGGATCGTCACGGAAAGCGATCTGGTACGAAAGGTCCTCGGGCAAGGGATCGATCCGAAAGGGGTCAAACTCGAAACGATCATGAGCTATCCCCCGATCACGATCGACGAAAAGGAGATGCTGGAGCAGGCGTACAAATTGATGGGGGAGAATCAGATCCGCCACCTTGTGGTCACGCGGGGGGGAGCGCCCTGCGGCATCGTTTCCGCCCGCAGCTTCATGGAGTCGATCTATCCGTGA
- a CDS encoding DUF1624 domain-containing protein — MTVLALPDSPHQELLPAPTSAPRRRVDAIDVARGLLMCVITVGHGLILLNDSESNKWLGLLITKVTNLGTPGFTMISGMLLGYFESTYSHFQRIRWKYFIRGIQLLTLAHLLISLATYPLRQETSLIEVYLRYWYITDALAVLFMLLPTLVPRLDRPARIVIGITCLLSWKLFSFFPSITSPILLVIKEFTFGVSLRDNPLLGDTYPIVPLAGLFMIGTVLGNSFARSIVSETLGQFVRTLRRSIVPLILLSGFLVGLWAAGKFFSEGLFGNTLKTLFYPEKLSSLLPFYIGVLFLILAYFVRKIEMEKNFGRFEKALALFGKTSLFTYVVQYFLVQTIPALIGWRNQLNIAEWTLYLGGTFMILFYLARIYNDSFLKGWNRSGKAKRRPSEMKRKKALTSPDISPELLNLKKDLW, encoded by the coding sequence ATGACTGTATTAGCGCTCCCCGACTCGCCCCATCAAGAACTTCTTCCCGCGCCGACCTCGGCTCCGAGGCGTCGTGTCGATGCAATTGATGTTGCTCGCGGCCTGCTGATGTGTGTGATCACCGTCGGTCACGGTCTCATTCTCTTGAACGACTCGGAATCGAATAAATGGTTGGGCCTTCTGATCACGAAAGTCACCAACCTCGGAACCCCCGGCTTCACAATGATCAGCGGCATGTTGCTCGGTTATTTCGAGTCGACTTATTCACACTTTCAACGCATTCGATGGAAATACTTCATCCGGGGCATCCAGCTTCTGACCCTTGCCCATCTGCTCATTTCCTTGGCGACCTATCCGCTCCGTCAGGAAACCTCATTGATCGAGGTCTACCTCCGCTACTGGTACATCACCGATGCGCTGGCGGTCCTTTTCATGCTTCTCCCAACCTTGGTTCCACGGTTGGACCGACCCGCTCGGATTGTCATCGGGATAACCTGTCTCCTTTCATGGAAGCTCTTCTCGTTCTTCCCCTCGATCACTTCGCCGATCTTGCTCGTTATCAAAGAGTTCACTTTCGGGGTCTCTCTTCGCGACAACCCTCTTCTGGGAGATACCTACCCGATCGTTCCTCTGGCCGGCCTCTTTATGATCGGAACGGTCCTCGGAAACAGCTTCGCCCGGTCGATTGTCAGTGAAACACTCGGTCAATTCGTCAGAACACTCCGAAGAAGCATCGTCCCGTTGATTCTTTTATCCGGATTCCTGGTTGGACTCTGGGCGGCGGGAAAATTCTTCTCGGAGGGCCTCTTCGGAAACACGCTGAAAACGCTCTTCTACCCTGAAAAACTCTCCTCTCTGCTTCCGTTTTACATCGGCGTTCTCTTTCTGATTCTGGCTTATTTTGTTCGGAAGATCGAAATGGAAAAGAACTTCGGGCGGTTCGAAAAGGCGCTCGCCCTCTTCGGTAAAACATCGTTATTCACTTATGTCGTCCAATATTTTCTCGTACAGACCATTCCCGCTCTCATCGGATGGCGCAATCAGTTAAACATCGCCGAGTGGACCCTCTATTTAGGAGGTACCTTCATGATTCTCTTTTACCTGGCTCGCATCTACAACGATTCCTTTCTAAAAGGATGGAACCGGTCGGGCAAAGCAAAACGGAGGCCGAGTGAAATGAAAAGAAAGAAAGCGCTCACCTCGCCCGACATCTCCCCGGAGCTCCTTAACCTGAAAAAAGACCTCTGGTGA
- a CDS encoding oligosaccharide flippase family protein: MEIASEVKPKSVHSQALTLIIGRIASFTLTFFIPIFLARGLDPAEYGTFKQIFLIFTTLYLILQGGMIQSLYYFIPHDPNRRTSWIFQAIFFVTAAGVLAGVGLLLGGETLAAWFSNPSLVPYLPKLAFFLVLMLASCHLETMLIAQERIAAGSTVLFLSEMIRALFIILPLLIGRSLSAVIIGLLSFAALRLAITAAYTVRILLRGKNRISLIRMEGLKTQLAYALPFGAAVVVDVLQQNLHQYAVASLFDVATFAVYSVGIMQIPIIDFIYTPTTQVLMVRMSSLLKNGSNQERLALWHDVTARLALFFFPVGIFFVLIAPDMIAFLFTDTYRESIPLFQISALGILPAVFLTDGMLRCYARIPFILLTTSAKIVLTLLLIIPLIHIAGLTGAVLTTVLVMYLGKGMMLWKIRKMMETSWGEFLPWGKLAGTLFLAVSVFLPAVFLRQTLSIAPFTALIFDTLFYWTAYGALLLWTPLLPLSVREQIFAAAGRLHQVLRGTKTGVKREAW, encoded by the coding sequence ATGGAGATCGCATCCGAAGTCAAACCCAAGTCGGTTCACTCGCAGGCGCTCACTCTGATCATCGGACGGATCGCTTCCTTTACCCTCACCTTTTTTATCCCGATCTTTTTGGCGCGCGGGTTGGACCCGGCCGAATATGGAACTTTCAAGCAGATCTTTTTAATCTTTACAACCCTCTATCTGATCTTACAGGGAGGGATGATTCAGAGCCTTTATTACTTTATTCCCCACGATCCAAACCGCAGAACGTCCTGGATCTTTCAGGCGATTTTTTTTGTGACCGCCGCAGGCGTACTTGCCGGCGTCGGCCTTCTCTTGGGGGGAGAAACGCTCGCCGCCTGGTTTTCCAACCCCTCCCTTGTTCCCTATCTTCCCAAGTTGGCCTTCTTTCTTGTCTTGATGCTCGCCTCATGCCATCTGGAGACGATGCTGATTGCTCAGGAGCGGATCGCAGCCGGATCAACGGTCCTTTTTCTATCGGAAATGATCCGCGCCCTCTTTATTATTCTCCCTCTTCTGATCGGCCGCTCCCTCTCAGCTGTCATCATCGGATTGCTTTCTTTTGCGGCGTTGCGGCTGGCGATCACGGCGGCCTATACGGTCCGAATCCTCCTTCGTGGTAAAAATCGAATATCGTTGATCCGGATGGAGGGTCTTAAAACACAGCTCGCCTATGCCCTCCCGTTCGGCGCCGCCGTGGTAGTCGATGTCCTTCAACAAAATCTTCACCAGTATGCCGTCGCTTCCCTCTTCGATGTCGCGACCTTTGCCGTCTACTCAGTCGGCATCATGCAGATTCCGATCATCGATTTCATCTACACGCCGACCACCCAGGTTCTGATGGTCCGGATGTCGTCGCTTCTGAAGAACGGCTCGAATCAAGAACGGCTCGCCCTGTGGCATGATGTCACCGCCCGCCTCGCCCTTTTTTTCTTCCCGGTCGGGATTTTCTTCGTCTTGATCGCCCCCGACATGATCGCGTTTCTCTTCACGGACACCTATCGGGAAAGTATCCCTCTTTTTCAGATTTCCGCCCTGGGAATTCTGCCGGCGGTCTTTCTAACCGACGGGATGCTCCGATGTTACGCCCGAATCCCATTTATTCTTTTAACGACCTCCGCAAAAATCGTTCTGACCCTCCTCCTGATCATCCCCCTCATCCACATCGCCGGCCTCACCGGGGCGGTCCTCACCACCGTTTTGGTGATGTATCTCGGAAAAGGGATGATGCTCTGGAAGATACGAAAAATGATGGAGACCTCCTGGGGAGAATTCCTCCCCTGGGGGAAACTCGCCGGAACGCTTTTCCTGGCCGTTTCCGTTTTCCTCCCCGCCGTATTCCTCCGTCAAACACTTTCGATCGCCCCCTTCACGGCTTTAATCTTTGACACCCTCTTTTACTGGACCGCCTATGGGGCGCTTCTTCTCTGGACACCGCTGCTTCCCCTTTCCGTTCGAGAACAGATTTTCGCCGCCGCAGGCCGGCTTCATCAAGTCCTCAGAGGAACGAAAACCGGGGTCAAGAGAGAAGCCTGGTGA
- a CDS encoding response regulator transcription factor, giving the protein MIDILKKELTRHHYHVRVAAEGETGLSEAQRRPPDLIILDLMLPGLSGWEVCRLLRKNLKTQAIPLLILTALGEEANRILGLESGADDYLPKPVSLRELIARIKALLRRKRMAAEQKPGGAYRAGALVIDTERHEIRMAGRLIRLTRTEFGLLKFLAQNPGKVFKRDELITTLWGENQFVEEHNLDVHIHSIRQHLEPDPSRPQFILTVRGVGYKFRPPEETGG; this is encoded by the coding sequence ATGATCGATATCCTCAAAAAAGAGCTGACCCGGCATCATTACCACGTCCGGGTCGCCGCCGAAGGCGAAACGGGGCTCTCCGAAGCGCAGCGCCGGCCGCCTGATCTGATTATCCTCGATTTGATGCTCCCCGGCTTAAGCGGCTGGGAGGTCTGCCGGTTGCTTAGAAAAAACTTAAAAACCCAGGCGATTCCCCTTCTTATTCTTACTGCGCTGGGAGAAGAAGCCAACCGGATTCTGGGTCTGGAGTCGGGCGCGGACGATTACCTCCCCAAACCGGTGAGTCTTCGGGAGCTGATCGCCCGGATCAAGGCGCTCCTCCGTCGCAAGCGGATGGCCGCCGAGCAAAAACCGGGCGGCGCGTACCGCGCCGGCGCGCTTGTGATCGACACCGAGCGTCATGAAATTAGGATGGCCGGGCGATTGATTCGGCTGACCCGCACCGAATTCGGACTTTTAAAATTCCTGGCGCAGAACCCCGGAAAGGTGTTCAAGCGGGATGAATTGATCACGACCTTGTGGGGAGAAAACCAGTTCGTCGAAGAGCATAACCTCGACGTTCATATTCACTCCATCCGGCAACATCTGGAGCCCGATCCCTCCCGTCCCCAATTCATTTTGACGGTCCGCGGCGTCGGTTATAAATTCCGTCCGCCGGAGGAGACCGGCGGATGA
- a CDS encoding arsenate reductase ArsC, giving the protein MMKRILFVCIENACRSQMAEAFAQRYGREAIEVYSAGSRPSRKIDPKTVEAMWEVGYDLTKHTSKSLREIPAIEYDAVVTMGCGDACPMVKAKHREDWAIPDPKYWPIDQFREVRNRIEQKVQGLLESLKIISP; this is encoded by the coding sequence ATGATGAAACGGATTCTCTTTGTCTGCATCGAAAACGCATGCCGCAGCCAAATGGCCGAAGCATTCGCGCAACGTTATGGAAGAGAAGCGATCGAGGTTTATAGCGCCGGATCGCGCCCGTCGAGAAAGATCGATCCGAAAACGGTTGAAGCGATGTGGGAAGTCGGTTACGACCTGACGAAGCATACCTCCAAATCGCTCCGTGAGATCCCGGCTATAGAATACGACGCGGTTGTCACGATGGGCTGCGGAGACGCGTGCCCGATGGTGAAGGCAAAACACCGCGAGGATTGGGCGATCCCCGATCCGAAATATTGGCCCATCGATCAGTTCCGAGAGGTACGAAACAGGATCGAACAGAAAGTTCAAGGCTTACTTGAAAGTTTAAAAATCATTTCACCGTAA
- a CDS encoding response regulator transcription factor, producing MSQKILMVDDEADLSKLVAHHLRKEGFEPLCVSNGSDALKALAKQPFSLVILDIMMPGEDGLQVCRKLRAQEETAALPILFLTAKDEESDKVVGLELGADDYVTKPFSPKELMARVKALLRRSDRKESAAGYAYRDLVMDVPRHEVRASEKRVTLTAKEFALLEHLLKNKGKVLTRDHLLNTVWGYDYFGTTRTVDVHIRRLREKIPMLTDAIETVPSLGYKLVDEE from the coding sequence ATGTCGCAGAAAATATTGATGGTGGATGATGAGGCCGATTTAAGCAAGCTGGTCGCGCATCATTTGCGGAAAGAAGGGTTCGAGCCGCTTTGTGTCTCCAACGGCTCGGACGCGCTTAAGGCACTGGCCAAACAGCCTTTCTCCTTGGTGATCCTGGATATCATGATGCCGGGGGAAGACGGCCTGCAAGTCTGCAGAAAGCTGCGGGCCCAGGAGGAGACCGCCGCCCTTCCGATTCTCTTTCTCACCGCCAAGGATGAGGAGAGTGATAAGGTGGTCGGGCTGGAGCTCGGGGCCGACGATTATGTCACCAAGCCCTTCTCCCCCAAAGAGCTCATGGCGCGGGTCAAAGCGCTGCTCCGGCGATCGGATCGAAAAGAGAGTGCGGCCGGTTATGCCTATCGCGATCTGGTGATGGATGTCCCCCGCCATGAGGTGAGAGCCTCGGAGAAGCGGGTAACCCTCACGGCCAAGGAATTTGCCCTGCTTGAACATCTGCTGAAAAATAAGGGGAAGGTCCTGACGCGTGACCATCTGTTGAACACCGTCTGGGGGTACGACTACTTCGGGACGACCCGCACGGTCGATGTGCATATCCGAAGGCTGCGAGAGAAGATCCCGATGCTGACGGATGCCATCGAGACGGTTCCGTCTTTAGGGTATAAGCTCGTGGATGAAGAATGA
- a CDS encoding response regulator, producing the protein MNSKSTVLIVDDETGPRESLKLLLKAHYRVEEADGGLRAMQIIRKRKVDLVTLDLRMPGMDGVAVLKSIKEYNPHIEVMIITGYGAGIHGSAADMVRLGARSYYTKPFNVPQLMVEIAQAIDSKKKLDRSRIPSIESALYNRKSRFRIPMISISSLTRLGIHPTSDILVQDLCSHGIGILCPEKFQKGEFVRVEVIFGTDQGKTTTESIVGEVAWTNPLQNGTTYAIHIRFDRIGRENPRLLEYIKHHEEMNVPPLS; encoded by the coding sequence ATGAATTCCAAGAGTACTGTTTTAATTGTCGATGATGAAACCGGCCCGCGTGAGTCGCTGAAGTTGCTTCTCAAAGCGCACTACAGAGTGGAGGAAGCAGACGGCGGCCTTCGGGCGATGCAAATTATTCGAAAGCGGAAGGTCGATCTGGTCACCCTGGACCTGAGGATGCCGGGGATGGACGGGGTCGCCGTATTGAAGTCGATCAAAGAATATAACCCTCATATCGAGGTCATGATTATCACGGGGTATGGCGCTGGAATTCACGGGAGCGCCGCAGACATGGTCCGACTCGGCGCCAGAAGTTATTACACCAAACCGTTCAATGTTCCACAATTGATGGTCGAAATCGCTCAAGCCATCGACAGCAAGAAAAAGCTCGATCGCTCCAGAATCCCATCGATCGAAAGCGCTTTGTACAATCGAAAGAGCCGCTTCCGAATCCCAATGATTTCAATTTCGAGCCTCACCCGGCTCGGGATACATCCGACGAGCGACATTTTGGTCCAGGACCTCTGCTCCCACGGGATCGGAATCCTTTGTCCGGAAAAATTCCAAAAAGGGGAATTCGTTCGTGTCGAGGTCATTTTTGGAACCGATCAAGGAAAGACAACAACCGAATCAATCGTGGGAGAGGTGGCTTGGACAAATCCTTTACAGAATGGAACCACCTATGCGATCCACATCCGCTTTGATCGGATCGGGAGGGAAAATCCGAGACTGCTTGAGTACATCAAGCATCATGAAGAGATGAACGTACCCCCCCTTTCTTAG
- the udp gene encoding uridine phosphorylase, giving the protein MANVYHLDLSRSMLKGATLALLPGDPFRVPKIAAQIEERSGEKAVELAWKREYRSFLGTLAGEKVLVTSTGIGGPSTSIAVEELAKLGVRIFLRVGTAGAIQPGMNIGDLVITTASVRLDGASTHYAPIEYPAVSHPEVLIALIDAARHHEREGFRAHVGITASSDTFYAGEERTDGFSRYLLRRLRGLTEEMKRLHVLNFEMESATLLTMCAALGLKGGVITGVVNRRRKKEEKITPERLRAGEENVIRVALTAAERLLGSSKGE; this is encoded by the coding sequence ATGGCCAACGTCTATCACCTCGATCTTTCCCGGAGCATGTTGAAGGGGGCAACGCTGGCCCTCCTTCCGGGAGATCCGTTTCGCGTCCCCAAAATCGCCGCCCAGATTGAAGAACGGAGCGGGGAGAAAGCGGTGGAGCTGGCCTGGAAGCGGGAGTATCGAAGCTTCTTGGGAACGCTGGCCGGGGAGAAGGTTCTGGTCACCTCCACCGGGATCGGCGGGCCGTCGACCTCTATCGCCGTCGAAGAGCTGGCCAAGCTCGGCGTTCGAATTTTTCTCCGCGTCGGGACCGCCGGCGCGATCCAGCCCGGCATGAACATCGGCGATCTCGTCATCACCACCGCGTCGGTCCGTCTCGACGGCGCCTCCACCCATTATGCCCCGATCGAGTATCCGGCGGTCTCTCACCCGGAGGTTCTCATCGCCCTGATCGATGCGGCGCGGCATCATGAGCGGGAAGGGTTTCGCGCCCATGTCGGGATCACCGCCTCTTCAGATACCTTTTATGCCGGGGAGGAGCGGACCGACGGTTTTTCCCGTTACCTGCTGCGGCGGCTTCGGGGGTTGACCGAGGAGATGAAGCGGCTGCACGTTCTCAACTTCGAAATGGAGTCGGCGACGCTGCTGACGATGTGCGCCGCGCTCGGGCTGAAGGGTGGGGTGATCACCGGCGTGGTCAATCGAAGAAGAAAGAAAGAAGAAAAGATCACGCCGGAGCGGCTGCGGGCGGGCGAGGAGAATGTCATCCGAGTGGCGCTCACCGCCGCCGAACGGCTTTTGGGTTCTTCGAAAGGAGAGTAA
- a CDS encoding SDR family NAD(P)-dependent oxidoreductase: MSHLQDQVAIITGGSSGIGYAVAQAALSEGMRVTISARNKNKLSRALTELRKEVKGEDRLIAVPADVSVAAQVDEMVRETMNKWGRVDLLVNNAGVGQWGAIEEISEEDWDRIQAINLKGTFLCTKAVLPVMKRQRSGYIVNISSLAGKQGMGGASAYSASKFGVIGFTESLLEEGVAHQIRATAICPGFVATPMVAGASVPPEEMIPPADIGKIIIDLLHLAPVTVIKEIVVRRRGAID, translated from the coding sequence ATGTCGCATCTACAGGATCAAGTCGCCATCATTACCGGGGGAAGCAGCGGAATCGGTTACGCCGTCGCCCAAGCGGCATTGTCCGAAGGAATGCGGGTGACGATTTCCGCCCGGAACAAAAACAAACTTTCCCGCGCCCTGACGGAGTTAAGGAAAGAAGTGAAAGGGGAAGACCGTCTGATCGCCGTCCCGGCCGACGTCTCGGTGGCGGCTCAGGTCGATGAGATGGTCAGGGAGACGATGAATAAATGGGGCCGGGTCGATCTCCTGGTGAACAACGCCGGCGTCGGCCAATGGGGCGCCATCGAAGAGATCAGTGAAGAAGATTGGGATCGGATCCAGGCGATCAATCTGAAGGGGACCTTCCTCTGCACGAAGGCGGTCCTGCCGGTGATGAAGCGGCAACGCTCCGGTTATATCGTCAATATCTCCTCATTGGCCGGGAAGCAGGGGATGGGAGGGGCATCCGCCTACTCCGCGTCCAAATTCGGCGTGATCGGATTTACTGAGAGCCTCTTGGAAGAGGGGGTCGCGCATCAAATCCGGGCGACGGCGATCTGCCCCGGTTTCGTGGCGACGCCGATGGTGGCCGGCGCCTCGGTGCCGCCGGAAGAGATGATCCCGCCGGCCGACATCGGAAAAATCATCATTGATCTCCTCCATCTCGCGCCGGTCACCGTCATCAAAGAGATCGTCGTCCGACGCCGCGGCGCAATCGATTAA
- a CDS encoding AMP-binding protein has protein sequence MATERLPDPSETVRQKVLSILREFVAELGMEHTAHAVSLDASLDRDLGLGSLERVELILRIEKAFSVRIPEHLVADARSPRDLAGAVLRSEAPGRPLSLERIQTIGAATPPPASASSLPEVLLSRAEREADRPHIYLPQEDGTEQKITYGQLVDAAGAVAQGLLEQGLRRHETVALMLPTGSDFFFTFFGVLFAGGIPVPLYPPVRMDQIEEYARRQIAILQKADARFLIASGRVEGLGRLLQPMVPDLTNVTTFEALRRASSERPKVDLRAEDPALIQFTSGSTGLPKGVLLAHENVLANIRAIGQAAQIGPGDVGVSWLPLYHDMGLIGSWLGALYFGIPITILSPLTFLTRPERWLWAIHYHRGTHSAAPNFAYELCVRKIDERAIEGLDLSSWRVAFNGAEPVSPETLERFTKRFAPYGFRKETFFPVYGLAESSVALTFPPVGRPPRIDLITRETFERERKAVAAPPTEPSPLRFVSCGAPLPGHAVRIVDASGHEVGERTEGALQFRGPSTMREYYRDPEATEKTFQDGWCDSGDFAYLAEGELFVTGRRKDMIIKAGRNLYPQEVEETVGEIPGIRRGRVAAFGITDPEIGTEKLVVVAETRVEKEEARRRLIGEVMEKVAAVTDIRPDIVSLVPPDTIPKTSSGKLRRAALRSAYLKGEMGPPRRPPAFQIARIWFSGLGARLKQTFSSFGRLVYTVYVGLIALLTIPPVWAAMLLLPEGKMPARLSHAWARRFFSWIGCPVTVEGSADLSQAGPSVLVANHSGYLDAVVLMAALPPGFRFVAKRELMQAPVIRTFIKKADHLTVDRLDFTESVTTTRRIEEALRQDHSVLIFPEGTFSRFRGIRPFRLGAFKVAAETGRPICPVAIRGAREVLWPGRWIPRRGPIQVTIGKPIHPEGKDWRQIVRLRDLAKAEIVRHAGEPSIDLVAAGIAKE, from the coding sequence ATGGCCACTGAGCGCCTTCCCGATCCGAGTGAGACCGTCAGACAAAAAGTCCTTTCAATCCTCCGCGAGTTTGTCGCCGAGCTTGGGATGGAACACACCGCTCACGCTGTTTCTTTAGACGCCTCCCTCGATCGGGATCTCGGTCTGGGAAGCTTGGAGCGGGTCGAGCTCATTCTTCGGATCGAAAAAGCGTTCTCGGTCCGAATTCCGGAGCATCTGGTTGCGGATGCGAGAAGCCCGCGCGATCTGGCCGGCGCCGTTCTCCGTTCCGAGGCCCCCGGCCGCCCCCTCTCCTTGGAAAGAATCCAAACGATCGGCGCCGCCACGCCCCCCCCCGCCTCCGCCTCCTCGCTTCCGGAAGTCCTTCTGAGCCGGGCGGAGAGAGAGGCCGATCGCCCCCATATCTACCTTCCGCAGGAAGACGGGACCGAGCAGAAGATCACCTACGGCCAGCTCGTCGACGCCGCCGGCGCCGTGGCGCAGGGACTTTTGGAGCAAGGGCTCCGCCGCCATGAGACGGTGGCGCTGATGCTCCCGACCGGCTCCGACTTCTTCTTCACCTTCTTCGGCGTCCTCTTCGCCGGAGGGATCCCCGTTCCGCTTTATCCTCCCGTTCGGATGGATCAGATCGAGGAGTATGCCCGCCGCCAGATCGCCATCCTGCAGAAAGCCGATGCCCGATTCCTGATCGCCTCCGGCCGGGTGGAGGGATTGGGGCGTCTTCTCCAGCCGATGGTTCCGGATTTAACCAATGTGACGACGTTTGAAGCGTTGCGCCGCGCCTCTTCGGAGCGGCCGAAAGTCGATCTCCGGGCGGAAGATCCGGCGTTGATTCAATTCACCTCCGGAAGCACGGGCCTTCCCAAAGGGGTGCTGCTCGCCCATGAGAATGTCCTCGCCAACATCCGCGCCATCGGGCAGGCCGCCCAGATCGGACCGGGCGATGTCGGGGTCAGCTGGCTTCCGCTCTATCACGACATGGGTCTGATCGGCTCCTGGCTCGGCGCCCTCTACTTCGGCATCCCGATCACGATCCTCTCGCCGCTGACCTTTCTGACCCGCCCGGAGCGATGGCTCTGGGCGATCCACTATCATCGGGGGACCCACTCCGCCGCGCCGAACTTTGCCTATGAACTTTGCGTCCGCAAGATCGACGAGCGCGCGATCGAAGGACTCGATCTGAGCTCCTGGCGGGTCGCCTTCAACGGGGCCGAGCCGGTCAGCCCCGAGACACTCGAGCGATTTACGAAGCGGTTTGCTCCGTACGGCTTTCGGAAGGAAACTTTTTTTCCGGTTTACGGGCTGGCCGAGTCGTCGGTCGCGCTGACCTTCCCCCCCGTCGGCCGGCCGCCGCGGATCGATCTGATCACCCGCGAAACCTTCGAGCGAGAACGAAAAGCGGTAGCGGCCCCGCCCACCGAGCCGTCTCCGCTTCGATTCGTCTCCTGCGGCGCTCCCCTTCCGGGCCATGCGGTTCGCATTGTCGATGCGTCGGGTCATGAGGTGGGAGAACGGACCGAAGGGGCGCTGCAATTTCGCGGACCGTCGACAATGAGAGAATATTATCGTGATCCGGAAGCGACCGAGAAAACCTTCCAAGACGGCTGGTGCGACTCGGGTGATTTCGCCTATCTTGCGGAGGGAGAGCTCTTCGTGACCGGCCGCCGCAAAGACATGATCATCAAGGCGGGCCGCAATCTTTACCCCCAAGAGGTGGAAGAAACGGTCGGAGAGATTCCCGGAATCCGCCGCGGACGGGTGGCCGCCTTCGGCATCACCGATCCGGAAATCGGAACGGAAAAGCTGGTCGTCGTTGCGGAGACAAGGGTGGAGAAAGAAGAAGCGCGGCGCCGGTTGATCGGCGAGGTCATGGAGAAGGTGGCCGCCGTCACCGATATCCGTCCCGATATTGTCTCGCTGGTTCCCCCGGACACGATCCCGAAGACCTCCAGCGGCAAACTCCGCCGCGCCGCATTGCGGAGCGCCTACCTGAAAGGAGAGATGGGTCCGCCGCGCCGTCCCCCCGCGTTTCAGATCGCCCGGATATGGTTCTCCGGTCTCGGCGCGCGTTTGAAGCAGACGTTCTCCTCGTTCGGCCGTCTGGTCTATACCGTTTATGTCGGATTAATCGCGCTTCTGACCATTCCCCCAGTCTGGGCGGCGATGCTCCTTCTCCCGGAGGGGAAGATGCCGGCGCGGCTTTCTCATGCCTGGGCGCGCCGATTCTTCTCCTGGATCGGTTGTCCCGTGACGGTAGAGGGAAGCGCGGATCTCTCGCAGGCCGGCCCGTCCGTTCTGGTCGCCAATCACTCGGGCTACCTCGATGCGGTCGTCTTGATGGCGGCGCTTCCCCCCGGTTTTCGCTTTGTCGCCAAGCGGGAATTGATGCAGGCGCCGGTGATCCGGACCTTTATTAAAAAGGCGGACCATTTGACGGTCGATCGGCTCGACTTTACCGAAAGCGTCACGACCACCCGCCGAATCGAGGAGGCGCTCCGGCAGGACCACTCCGTTTTGATCTTTCCGGAAGGGACCTTCTCGCGATTCCGGGGGATCCGTCCGTTCCGATTGGGGGCGTTCAAAGTCGCCGCGGAAACCGGACGGCCGATCTGCCCCGTCGCCATCCGGGGCGCCCGCGAAGTTCTTTGGCCCGGCCGTTGGATCCCCCGCCGCGGACCGATCCAGGTGACCATCGGCAAGCCGATCCACCCCGAGGGAAAGGACTGGCGGCAGATCGTCCGACTGAGGGATCTTGCCAAGGCCGAGATCGTCCGCCACGCCGGGGAACCGTCGATCGACTTGGTCGCCGCAGGGATCGCTAAAGAGTAA